The Oncorhynchus kisutch isolate 150728-3 linkage group LG20, Okis_V2, whole genome shotgun sequence genome has a segment encoding these proteins:
- the LOC109865148 gene encoding gap junction delta-3 protein, whose protein sequence is MGEWSFLSGLFDALQVHSPMLGRFWLLLMLVFRILILGTVAGDLFEDEQGEFACNTLQPGCKQVCYDDAFPISQYRFWVFHIVLISTPSLIFLMYAMHHHNKRTMQLGQPRFSQLITNAAREERHLRQLYVINVAFRLVTEVGFLVGQWWLYGFQVEAQFPCSRFPCPYTVDCFVSRPMEKTVFLCFYFAVGVVSALSSFVELVYASLKWFRPTGEQPEERVCDCQNLRNLQQEEVEMEEEQKRRGRTMSEGGSSSVRMKGGAVRGSASRKVSSIGHKSVGYQGNNQSTKTSVSPIFI, encoded by the coding sequence ATGGGTGAGTGGAGCTTCCTCAGCGGCCTCTTCGATGCCCTCCAGGTCCACTCCCCTATGCTGGGCCGCTTCTGGCTGCTGCTCATGCTGGTCTTCCGCATCCTCATCCTGGGCACTGTCGCCGGCGACTTGTTTGAAGACGAGCAGGGGGAGTTTGCCTGTAACACACTGCAGCCGGGCTGCAAGCAGGTGTGTTACGATGATGCCTTCCCCATCTCCCAGTACCGCTTTTGGGTGTTCCACATAGTCCTCATCTCCACGCCGTCCCTCATCTTCCTAATGTACGCCATGCACCACCACAACAAGAGGACCATGCAGTTAGGCCAGCCAAGGTTCAGCCAGCTGATTACCAACGCCGCCAGGGAAGAGCGCCATCTCCGACAGCTCTATGTTATAAACGTGGCCTTCCGTTTGGTGACAGAAGTGGGATTTCTGGTAGGTCAGTGGTGGCTGTACGGTTTCCAGGTTGAGGCCCAGTTCCCATGCAGCCGCTTCCCATGCCCCTACACGGTGGACTGCTTCGTGTCACGCCCCATGGAGAAGACAGTCTTCCTCTGTTTCTACTTCGCCGTGGGAGTGGTATCTGCCTTGTCCAGTTTCGTAGAGCTCGTCTACGCTTCATTGAAGTGGTTCCGTCCCACCGGGGAGCAGCCAGAGGAGCGGGTATGCGACTGTCAGAACCTCCGGAACCTGcagcaggaggaggtggagatggaggaggagcagAAAAGGAGGGGAAGGACCATGTCCGAGGGTGGGAGTAGTAGCGTCAGAATGAAAGGAGGGGCGGTGAGGGGCAGCGCCAGCAGGAAGGTGTCTAGCATTGGACACAAGAGCGTCGGATATCAGGGAAACAACCAGAGCACCAAGACCAGTGTTTCTCCTATATTCATTTAG